In Humulus lupulus chromosome 6, drHumLupu1.1, whole genome shotgun sequence, a single genomic region encodes these proteins:
- the LOC133782240 gene encoding protein neprosin-like, with amino-acid sequence MAKMAFCFWVFLLSLPILISARRSGVVSQNSFEVKKQLKQLNKPAVKSIKSPDGDVIDCVHVSHQPAFDHPLMQNHTIQMRPNFYPERVSEESIEVTSSSKSSKPIITQLWHTKGRCPKGTIPVRRTKRKDLLRASTIKSYGKKVHISTPKPRSADPGFTSQSGHQHAIAYVEGDKYYGAKATLNVWEPKIQQPNEFSLSQIWVLGGTFGQDLNSIEAGWQVSPDLYGDNNTRLFTYWTSDAYQATGCYNLLCSGFIQINNEIAMGASIYPVSGYKGSQYDINILVWKDPKEGNWWMQFGNNYVLGYWPAFLFPYLSDSASMIEWGGEVVNSESEGQHTSTQMGSGHFPEEGFGKSGYFRNIQIVDGSNNLRDPKDIGTFTEQPNCYDVKVGKMGEWGNYFYYGGPGRNPNCP; translated from the exons ATGGCGAAAATGGCGTTCTGTTTCTGGGTTTTCCTCCTATCTTTGCCTATATTAATATCCGCCAGACGAAGCGGCGTCGTTTCGCAGAACTCGTTTGAGGTCAAGAAACAGCTGAAGCAATTGAACAAACCTGCTGTAAAGTCCATTAAG AGCCCAGATGGAGATGTAATTGACTGCGTCCATGTCTCACACCAGCCAGCTTTTGACCACCCTTTAATGCAAAACCATACAATTCAG ATGAGGCCAAATTTTTATCCTGAACGAGTATCTGAAGAGAGTATTGAGGTTACTTCTTCCTCCAAGTCTTCAAAACCAATCATTACTCAGCTTTGGCACACCAAAGGGAGGTGCCCCAAAGGAACTATTCCAGTCAGAAGAACTAAAAGAAAGGATTTGTTAAGAGCCAGCACTATCAAATCCTACGGAAAAAAAGTACATATATCAACTCCTAAGCCGAGGTCTGCTGATCCTGGCTTCACTAGTCAAAGTGGTCATCAG CATGCGATTGCTTATGTGGAAGGAGATAAGTACTATGGAGCCAAAGCAACATTGAATGTATGGGAACCTAAAATCCAACAGCCTAATGAATTCAGCTTATCACAGATATGGGTCTTAGGAGGTACTTTTGGTCAAGATCTCAATAGCATTGAAGCTGGTTGGCAG GTCAGCCCAGATCTGTATGGAGATAATAATACTAGACTCTTCACTTATTGGACT AGCGATGCATATCAAGCCACTGGGTGCTACAATCTTCTATGTTCAGGCTTTATCCAGATCAACAATGAAATAGCAATGGGTGCCAGCATCTACCCTGTTTCTGGCTATAAAGGATCTCAATATGATATCAACATACTTGTTTGGAAG GACCCCAAGGAAGGTAACTGGTGGATGCAATTTGGGAACAACTATGTGTTGGGATACTGGCCAGCTTTCTTGTTTCCCTACCTTTCTGACAGTGCTTCAATGATTGAGTGGGGTGGAGAAGTTGTGAACTCTGAGTCTGAAGGGCAGCATACCTCTACCCAAATGGGCAGTGGCCATTTTCCTGAAGAAGGGTTTGGGAAATCAGGTTATTTCAGGAACATTCAAATTGTGGATGGCTCTAACAATCTTAGAGACCCCAAAGACATTGGGACTTTTACTGAGCAACCCAATTGTTATGATGTTAAAGTTGGCAAGATGGGTGAATGGGGCAATTACTTTTACTATGGAGGACCTGGTAGAAATCCCAATTGCCCTTGA